A DNA window from Deltaproteobacteria bacterium contains the following coding sequences:
- a CDS encoding BrnT family toxin, which yields MRFDWDERKAAVNRAKHGISFAEAITAFDDPFALVAPDAAHSTPQEERRWLIGESDSGVLVVVFTIRHPGNVHRLISARPAKGAPTICRQQRASSLRRRDV from the coding sequence ATACGGTTCGACTGGGACGAGCGGAAGGCGGCGGTGAACCGGGCGAAGCACGGCATCTCGTTCGCCGAAGCCATTACGGCCTTTGATGATCCCTTCGCTCTCGTCGCACCCGACGCCGCCCACTCGACACCGCAAGAAGAACGGCGATGGCTGATCGGCGAATCCGACTCCGGCGTCCTCGTAGTGGTCTTCACGATTCGCCACCCCGGTAACGTCCATCGACTCATCAGCGCGAGGCCAGCGAAAGGAGCGCCAACGATATGTCGACAGCAAAGAGCTTCCTCTTTGAGAAGGCGCGACGTGTGA